The following proteins come from a genomic window of Microbacterium lemovicicum:
- a CDS encoding DUF6157 family protein encodes MHTTNYVDTFIAVAPDSPAESATEPAHREQPTIAQLHYELIAGHPYRYTSDDVLFETHARRAGVPEEERAAARAAFFSKGQPCLRSSPLGKRLGWGTHHDAEGRVAVVAVESEEYARLLADPSLTQTRAMRSSRAG; translated from the coding sequence GTGCACACCACCAACTACGTCGACACCTTCATCGCCGTGGCCCCCGACAGCCCCGCGGAGTCCGCCACCGAGCCCGCGCACCGCGAGCAGCCGACCATCGCCCAGCTCCACTACGAGCTGATCGCCGGCCATCCCTACCGGTACACCTCCGACGACGTCCTCTTCGAAACCCACGCCCGCCGTGCCGGCGTCCCTGAAGAGGAGCGCGCGGCGGCGCGCGCCGCCTTCTTCTCGAAGGGGCAGCCCTGCCTGCGATCCTCACCGCTCGGCAAGCGCCTCGGGTGGGGCACGCACCACGACGCCGAGGGCCGCGTCGCCGTCGTGGCGGTCGAGTCCGAGGAGTACGCGCGGCTGCTCGCCGACCCGTCACTCACGCAGACGCGGGCGATGCGGTCGTCCCGCGCCGGCTGA
- a CDS encoding ATP-dependent DNA ligase: protein MLLADLAVLTDEVAGLSARTGKVAALAASLRSLGSDEIIPAVGYLVASPRQGRVGVGWRGLSTLAPRHAVESTLGIVDVDAALNRLVAASGSGSAAIRTATLTDLAERATAAEWDFLSRVLIGELRTGALEGVLLDAIASASGRPAAAVRRAAMLSGDLGATAVIALTGTETDLDEVSLQVGRAVLPMLASTAATPTEAIGITGTASVEYKLDGARVQVHRDGDDVRVFTRTLADVTHRVPEIVEAVRALPARRLILDGETLSLDEDGAPRPFQDTMARFGSETAREVALRPWFFDILHVDDRDLVDEPLSVRRAELDRVVGDLRVPGIITADAEAAEQLSRDALAAGHEGVMVKALDAPYAAGRRGKSWVKVKPVHTFDLVVLAAEWGSGRRRGWLSNIHLGARDESGEFGEEGGLVMVGKTFKGLTDDLLRWQTERFAELETRRTAMTVFVRPEVVVEIAIDGVQRSTRYPGGIALRFARVKAYREDKLAADADTVQTLRAMLKG, encoded by the coding sequence ATGCTCCTGGCCGACCTTGCCGTGCTCACCGACGAGGTGGCGGGCCTGTCCGCCCGCACCGGGAAGGTGGCCGCGCTCGCGGCCTCGCTCCGCTCGCTCGGGTCCGACGAGATCATCCCGGCCGTCGGCTACCTCGTCGCGAGCCCCCGGCAGGGCCGTGTCGGCGTCGGCTGGCGCGGGCTGTCCACGCTGGCGCCACGACATGCCGTCGAGTCGACGCTGGGCATCGTCGACGTCGATGCCGCCCTCAACCGGCTGGTCGCGGCATCCGGCAGCGGTTCGGCCGCGATCCGCACCGCGACGCTCACCGACCTCGCCGAGCGCGCGACGGCGGCCGAGTGGGACTTCCTGTCGCGCGTGCTGATCGGCGAGCTCCGCACCGGCGCGCTCGAGGGCGTGCTCCTCGACGCCATCGCGTCGGCCTCCGGTCGTCCGGCCGCGGCCGTCCGCCGCGCCGCGATGCTGTCGGGCGACCTGGGGGCGACCGCCGTCATCGCCCTGACCGGCACCGAGACCGATCTCGACGAGGTGAGCCTGCAGGTCGGGAGGGCCGTGCTCCCCATGCTGGCCTCGACCGCCGCGACGCCCACCGAGGCGATCGGCATCACGGGCACGGCATCGGTGGAGTACAAGCTCGACGGCGCCCGCGTGCAGGTGCACCGCGACGGCGACGACGTGCGGGTCTTCACGCGCACCCTGGCCGACGTCACCCACCGCGTGCCCGAGATCGTCGAGGCCGTGCGCGCCCTCCCCGCGCGACGACTGATCCTCGACGGCGAGACGCTGTCGCTCGACGAAGACGGCGCGCCGCGCCCGTTCCAGGACACGATGGCCCGGTTCGGCTCGGAGACGGCACGGGAGGTGGCGCTGCGGCCCTGGTTCTTCGACATCCTGCACGTCGACGACCGCGACCTCGTCGACGAGCCGCTCTCGGTGCGACGCGCCGAGCTCGACCGCGTCGTCGGCGACCTGCGCGTGCCCGGCATCATCACCGCCGACGCGGAGGCCGCGGAGCAGCTGTCGCGCGACGCCCTGGCCGCCGGCCACGAGGGCGTGATGGTGAAGGCGCTCGACGCCCCCTACGCCGCCGGACGCCGCGGGAAGAGCTGGGTGAAGGTCAAGCCGGTCCACACCTTCGACCTCGTGGTGCTCGCGGCCGAGTGGGGTTCGGGGCGGCGACGCGGATGGCTGTCGAACATCCACCTGGGCGCCCGCGACGAGTCGGGGGAGTTCGGCGAGGAGGGCGGTCTGGTGATGGTCGGGAAGACCTTCAAGGGCCTGACCGACGACCTGCTGCGCTGGCAGACCGAGCGCTTCGCGGAGCTCGAGACGCGGCGCACCGCGATGACGGTGTTCGTGCGTCCGGAGGTGGTCGTGGAGATCGCGATCGACGGCGTGCAGCGCTCGACACGGTACCCGGGCGGCATCGCGCTGCGGTTCGCGCGGGTGAAGGCCTACCGGGAGGACAAGCTCGCGGCCGACGCCGACACCGTGCAGACCCTCCGCGCCATGCTCAAGGGCTGA